Proteins encoded within one genomic window of Alcanivorax sp. REN37:
- a CDS encoding FAD-dependent monooxygenase — protein MRWPWQAEQDEHTAPGLAPVPEVLIVGAGPTGLTLGIRLRQQGVACRIIERLPAPLPWSRALGLHARTQELLAALGVLDAVRERSLGLQAVNVYGERGHLFRLDLDALDAPYPQVLSCPQATVEELLAERFLALGGVLERGVELTGFQQQADHVVALLRDENGERRCLASVLVGCDGAGSQVRQQAGISFDGVRYADHFLLADVALDWPLSPSCTHGFLRAEGALIAIPMPDRWRLIINLADDEDLSPVTDAMPIQQRLERYMPAARIDAVHWVSRFSIHRRLAGRYRLNRVFLAGDACHIQSPLGAQGMNTGIADAFNLAWKLGHYLQGWGGGRLLDSYEQERRPVAAQMLQQVDLLSRGSFSRAAWVRQGRELTLRWLSRQPALARRLLRRASQLDVHYRQSPQVSGRGNQRPGPKPGDRMPDALLVRARHSGEDALHRWLLDPRWHLVIQLPQQPDHPDFLTLYALVSRLVESASAQLRLHCVVSGRWPAALNDLTTSDVQCWQDTHGHWLRQYGEQGQLWLMRPDGHLGFRAPLTDSDQLLLWLARLWQRD, from the coding sequence ATGCGCTGGCCATGGCAGGCAGAACAGGATGAGCACACGGCGCCGGGTTTGGCGCCGGTGCCAGAGGTGCTGATCGTGGGTGCAGGCCCCACTGGTCTCACGCTAGGGATTCGTCTGCGCCAGCAGGGCGTGGCCTGCCGCATCATTGAGCGTCTGCCGGCTCCGCTGCCGTGGTCGCGGGCGCTGGGCTTGCATGCACGCACCCAAGAGTTGCTAGCGGCGCTGGGGGTACTCGATGCGGTGCGTGAGCGCAGCCTGGGTCTGCAGGCGGTGAATGTGTACGGCGAGCGCGGCCATCTGTTCCGGCTTGATCTAGATGCGCTGGATGCGCCCTATCCGCAGGTGCTCAGTTGCCCGCAGGCGACCGTGGAAGAACTGCTCGCCGAGCGGTTTCTGGCCCTCGGCGGGGTGTTGGAACGCGGTGTCGAACTGACGGGCTTCCAGCAACAGGCGGACCATGTGGTGGCGTTACTGCGCGACGAGAATGGCGAGCGCCGCTGCCTGGCCAGTGTGCTGGTGGGCTGTGACGGCGCCGGCTCGCAAGTGCGCCAGCAGGCTGGCATCAGTTTTGACGGCGTGCGCTATGCCGACCATTTTCTGCTGGCCGATGTGGCGCTGGATTGGCCGCTGTCGCCGAGCTGCACCCATGGGTTTCTACGCGCCGAGGGCGCGTTGATTGCCATCCCGATGCCGGATCGCTGGCGGCTGATCATTAATCTCGCCGATGACGAAGACCTGTCGCCAGTGACCGACGCGATGCCGATCCAGCAGCGCCTAGAGCGCTATATGCCGGCGGCGCGAATCGACGCAGTGCATTGGGTCAGCCGCTTTTCGATTCACCGCCGCTTGGCCGGGCGTTACCGCCTTAACCGGGTGTTCCTCGCCGGTGATGCCTGCCACATCCAAAGTCCGCTCGGTGCTCAGGGCATGAACACTGGCATTGCCGATGCGTTCAACTTGGCCTGGAAGCTTGGTCACTACCTGCAAGGTTGGGGCGGCGGCCGTTTGCTGGACAGTTACGAACAGGAGCGGCGGCCGGTGGCGGCGCAGATGCTGCAGCAGGTGGACCTGCTGTCACGCGGCTCGTTTTCCCGTGCAGCCTGGGTACGGCAGGGGCGCGAGCTGACGCTGCGCTGGTTGTCGCGGCAGCCAGCGTTGGCACGGCGGCTGTTGCGCCGCGCCAGCCAGCTGGATGTGCATTACCGCCAGTCGCCGCAAGTCAGCGGCCGCGGCAACCAGCGGCCCGGCCCGAAACCGGGCGACCGGATGCCGGATGCGCTGCTGGTACGCGCTCGCCATAGCGGCGAGGACGCGCTGCATCGCTGGTTATTGGATCCGCGTTGGCATTTGGTGATTCAGTTGCCGCAGCAACCGGACCATCCTGATTTCCTCACGCTTTACGCACTGGTGAGCCGGTTGGTGGAAAGCGCCAGCGCCCAGTTGCGACTGCATTGCGTGGTAAGCGGCCGCTGGCCGGCAGCGCTCAATGATCTCACCACGTCCGATGTGCAGTGCTGGCAAGACACGCACGGTCACTGGTTGCGCCAGTACGGTGAGCAGGGACAGTTGTGGTTGATGCGCCCGGACGGGCATCTAGGCTTTCGCGCGCCGCTCACCGACAGCGATCAACTGCTGCTGTGGTTGGCGCGGCTGTGGCAGCGCGATTGA
- the dinB gene encoding DNA polymerase IV, with product MDAPLRKIIHVDCDCFYAAVEMRDDPRLRGRPLAVGGDPQRRGVIATCNYEAREFGVRSAMASAHALRLCPELVILPPQFDKYRRVSSAIQALFRRYTALIEPLSLDEAFLDVTDSEQLQNSATRIAEAIRQSVRQDIGITVSAGVAPNKFLAKIASDWNKPDGLTVIRPDQVDAFVAALPVKKLHGVGRVTAAKLAALGIDTCADLRGYSRLALAQHFGSFGERLYHLARGEDDRPVQANRRRKSVSVEETYTQDLPDLPAWQAQLPELLERLRTRMARLDADYLVQGLTAKVRYSDFSIATCDSGGDSLEPTQFAALLDLLWERRAGPARLIGIGVRLRDLAARQQPDLFEEERLAALRQQRQTL from the coding sequence ATGGACGCCCCACTGCGCAAGATCATTCACGTCGACTGCGACTGTTTTTACGCCGCTGTGGAGATGCGTGACGACCCGCGCCTGCGTGGCCGGCCGCTGGCGGTGGGTGGCGATCCCCAACGTCGTGGCGTGATCGCCACCTGCAATTACGAAGCGCGCGAGTTCGGCGTGCGCAGCGCCATGGCCTCGGCCCACGCCCTGCGGCTGTGCCCAGAACTGGTGATCCTGCCACCGCAGTTCGACAAATACCGGCGTGTTTCCAGTGCTATTCAAGCGCTGTTCCGCCGCTATACCGCGCTGATCGAACCGCTGTCGCTGGACGAAGCGTTCCTCGATGTCACCGACAGCGAGCAACTGCAGAACAGCGCCACGCGCATTGCCGAAGCCATCCGCCAAAGCGTGCGCCAAGACATCGGCATCACGGTGTCAGCCGGCGTGGCGCCGAACAAATTCCTCGCCAAGATTGCCAGCGACTGGAACAAACCCGATGGCCTAACGGTGATCCGCCCAGACCAGGTGGACGCCTTTGTTGCCGCCCTGCCGGTGAAGAAGCTGCACGGGGTGGGCCGCGTCACCGCCGCAAAATTGGCGGCGCTGGGCATCGACACCTGTGCCGATCTGCGCGGCTACAGCCGGCTGGCGCTGGCGCAGCATTTCGGCAGTTTCGGTGAGCGGCTCTACCATCTGGCCCGCGGCGAAGACGACCGCCCAGTGCAGGCCAACCGGCGCCGCAAATCCGTCAGCGTGGAAGAAACTTACACCCAGGATCTACCCGACCTGCCCGCGTGGCAGGCACAACTGCCGGAGTTGCTGGAACGGCTGCGCACGCGCATGGCGCGGCTGGATGCCGACTACCTGGTGCAGGGGCTGACCGCCAAGGTGCGTTACAGCGACTTCTCGATCGCCACCTGCGACAGCGGTGGTGACAGCCTGGAGCCGACGCAGTTTGCGGCCCTGCTTGACCTGCTGTGGGAACGGCGCGCCGGCCCGGCACGGTTAATCGGTATCGGGGTGCGGCTGCGCGATCTGGCGGCACGCCAGCAGCCAGACCTGTTCGAGGAAGAACGCCTAGCGGCGCTGCGCCAGCAGCGTCAGACGTTGTGA